The Nocardia sp. BMG51109 nucleotide sequence GCGACATCCCGGACGACCAGTCGCCCGCCGCCCTCGTTGATGATGAGGTATGCGTGCGCGCCGACGCCGTGCCGGTCGGCGGGTCCGTGGTAGGAGTCCACCACCAGGGCGGCCGCGCCCTTGCCGAGGCCCAGCAGACGCGCCGCCAGGGTGTCGTGGCTGCGGAACCGCTGCATCTCGCCGCCGGTGGCCGCCATCAGCTCGTTGTCGGTCATGCCCTCGGGGCCGACGTCGCGGCTGGGCATGCGAATCCACTTGTCGCCGAAGTGATCTATCAGCGCCCGCAGCGACAGGGGGCCGCACTGGCCGCGGGTGTCGGACGGATCGCGGGTCCGATCGCGATCGGCGGAGGGATCGTCGTCGGAACGGTCACGATCGCCGGCGTCGTCGTCGGAACGATCGCGGTCGCGGGCATCGTCATCCGAACGATCACGGTCACGGGCGTCGCCCTCGGAACGATCACGGTCACCAGCCTCGTCATCCGAACGATCACGGTCACGAGCCTCGCCGTCGGAACGGTCGCGGTCGCGGGCATCGTCGTCGGAACGGTCACGATCGCGGGCGTCGCCCTCGGAACGATCACGGTCACCAGCCTCGTCATCCGAACGATCACGATCGCGAGCCTCGTCGTCGGAACGATCGCGGTCGCGGGCGTCACCGTCCGAGCGATCTCGTTCTGCCGCATCGTCATTCGGGCGATCGGGGCCCTTGTCGTCGGTACGGTCGCGATCCTTGGAGGCGGGGGCGGCCTCGTCGTGCCGCGGCCGCGCCTCGCCGTCGTCGCGCGACGACGGCTCTACGAGGCGATCACCCCGTTCCGGGGCCACTCCTGCTCGCGCTTCGCCCGCATCATGATCTTGCCCACGGCGGAGCGGAAAATCACGTCCTCCGGTTGGTCCGTTCGGGCGGTGTTGTCCGTCTTGTCGATCGTCAGCAGCCGGTCGAGATTCTCCCTCGTCTCCCCGAACTGGTACTCCACCTCGTTCGGGTCGTTCCTGGTTCGGTTGTAGTAGATCAACAGCGCCATCTCTCGCCTTCCACAGAGTGTCGTACCGTTCACCTGTGCGGCCCTCGGCCACCTTGGACCAATTGTGGTTCTTGTTGGCCTCGTTGTGGGCCTCCTGGTAAGTAGTATCCGGATGCTCGCGGAAATACTTCGACTCCGCGAATTCGTGTTCCAGCAGGACGAAATCGGAAGCGACCGGCTTACCGGATCGCAATCGTATCCAGGCCTCGGCGATGTTGGGGTCGGCGTCGAAACGCTGTTCGACAAGGTTCCCGTCGTAGTCCTGCATCCGATGTTCCTCGTGGAACAGATGCTCCTTGATCTGCTTGATATCCTCGACAACGAAATGTGTTCCGTCCGGACGCGGATGATCGGCCAGAAACTTCGCTATATCGTTGACATCGCCGGGATCCTGACGAAAAGCATCGTATGCTTCCTCGGCCCATTCGAAGTCTTTGGTGTAGTCCTTCGGCCGGATCGCGCCGCCCGTATTGACGACGTCGCCCGGCTCGTCCTGCTCGTCCTGAGTATCGGACCGATCGTCGTCCCGGTGCTGCCGCGACTCGGCGTCATCGCTCCGCGGCGGTGTCCCGGCGTCCGAGTCCGACTGGCGAACGTCCGAATCCGGTTGGCGGGCAGCGGAATCGGACTCGGCCCGAATCTGCTCGCCGGTCTCCGCGGAACGCTCGGCACGGGCCGGGGCCGCCTGGTCCTTCTGCCCGGCCCGCATACCCGAGCCGGCCTCACCGGCACGCGAGGGCCCGGAGTCGGCGACTCCGGCCCGCCCCGGCGTCTTGCCGTCGCTGCCCGTCGAGCGCGGGGCCTCGCTGCTCCGGCCGGTATCCGTGCCGCCGGTGCCCCGGGTCTCGCCGGGCAACCGGCTGCTGCGGCTCTGCTGCGCGTCGCTGCCGCGTCCGGTGTCGGAGGTCCGATCGCCCGCGGCCGGGCGGGAATCGGAAACTCCGGCGTGCTGTGTGCCACCGCCGTGCTGCACCGGCGCCGAACCGGACTGGACTACGCCGGAACCCGTTGTCCCCGAACTGTTCTCGTCGACATCCTGACGTCCGGTGACATCGCCGACCGGTCCCGCGTCGCCATCGCTCCCGGTGACGACATCGGCAGGCGCCCCGGAGTCACCGTCATACGCGGCCGCGACATCGGCCGTCGGCCCGCGGTCGCTCCCGGCATTGATCCCACCGTCGGATCCGGCCGCGGCGTCCCCGGCACGCGGGGCGGAGCCGTCCGACCGGGGGGCCGGCGATCCGTCACCGGACCCCGTATCGCTGGGCGGCCCCTGATGGTCATTGGTGGGACGCGAATCCAGGCTCGAGGACCGGCCGGAATCGGAGCTGCGGTCGGCGGGCGACGAACCGCCGTCCGACTGGGAATCCGACCCGTTCGTGGACTGGGAGTTGGTGTGCTGAGATCCGGAACCGCCTGTCCCGCCGGGGGTTTGCGCGGCCCCTTCGTCTCGATCGGATCCGGCGTCCACCACCGGGCTGTCACCCTGCGTGGCCGTCGACCCGCGCGTGCCGGCCGGTTCCATCGGGTTGCCGCCCGGCCCGTTCTGACGATCCGCGCCCGATCCGGGGCCGTCCGCATGCGACCCGGGCAGGTTGACATCGTCGAGGCCCGACCCGATCCGCACACCCTGAACGGTGGGCGAGCCGTAACCACGACCCCGGGCATCCCAAAACGAATGTCCGCGAACCTGATTGAAGCCCGTCAAGCCGCCGTTGGTCACGCCGCCGACCCACATGCGCGGGTCGGAGACGGTGTCCCACGCCTTGTCCCAGCCCTGCGTGAAGCCGGTGCGCAGGAATTCCGGGGCCGCACCCGCCGCGGCTCCCGCCAGACCGGCGGTGGCGCCGGTGAGCGCGCCGACCATGTGCCTGTTCATCCCGGTCCGGCCCAGCGGCTTGGCGACCGCGCCCGCGGCGAGGGCGCCGCCCAGCGCGCCGACCCCCGACGACAGCGCCGTCATGCCGACCTGGCCCCAGTCCTTGACCTTGTCGTACGCGATCATCTGCACGCCGATTTCCTGCGCCGTGCCCAGGGCCAGGTCGATGGCAACGTGCTTGGCCAGCCACTTGAGTCCGGTCTTGGTGGCGAACTGCAGCATCCACCGGACAATGGCCTGCAACGCACGCTGGGCGATTCCCCGAATGATGAACCGGGTGGCCGTGATCGCGGCCGCCTCCACCGCCGGAGCCGTCGGCGGGAAAATCCACGCCGCGGCCATTTCCGCCGCCAGCAGGATCAGCGACGTGATGATCATCCATTGGGCGTATTCGATTTCGTCGCCCACGGCGTCGGCACTTTGCGCGACGTCCCGGAACGAATCGGCCAGGGTTTGCAGGGACAGCGACGGTTCCCCGTCGGAGCCGGCACCGTCCTTCAGCGAATCGAAAGCGTTCTTGATCGCGTCGATCGCCTCACCGGACGGATATGCGTCGCGAGCCGCCTGCAGCGCGGCATCGATATCGTCCTTGATCGCCTCGAATCCCGCGGCGGCGTTGCGCCAGTCACCGGCGAGACCGTGCATGCCGTCCGGATCGCCCTCCGGCCAGTCCATGCCGGCGACCCAGCCGAGCACTTCCAGGATGGGATCCCAGGCCATATCGTTCCCCGCTCCGCCTTACCAGCCGGAGTCGGTGACCCCACGATCCTTGGATCGCTCCTCGACCGTTTCGGTGTTCCGGAAAACCATCGGCGATTCTTCGGATTCGGGGTCTGTGGAATCGTTGCGCAGCGGAGCCGGTTCGGAACTCGGCATAATGGAGCCGAAATCGGGCATGCCCGGGACCAGATCGGACATCCTCGGAAGGCGCGCCTGCTCCTCCTGTACGGGCGCCAACAGCTCTTCGTTCTTCCGGCGCACGTCCGCGACCGCCGCGTCGGCCGCCTCCAGCAGGGCCTTGCTCAACTCGGGATATTCGAGTTCCTCGACGTTCCGGCCGAATTTCACGTCGGTGAGCGCGCCGTCGGCGTTCACCGTCACAGTGACCTTTCCACGCCGGGCCGAGCCCGTGCCGGTCAGGTACGTTCGCTGCCGCTGGACTTCGGCGTAGCGGCCGATCTGCGCGCGGGCCTGGCGCGCGACCTCCGCCATTTCGCTCTTGAAGAATTCGCTGACCACGATGTCGACCCGCCTAGGACCGCAGGCCGTCGCGGTTCTGGTCCTCCAGCTGCTTGCGCACGTCTTTACCCGTCTTGCGCTGCGCCGCGGCGAGTCCGACAAGGGACTTGTTCATCGCGTCCTTGCCCTGTTCCATGCTGGTCTTGGACTTCTTGTAGCCCTTGTCGCCCTCGGCGAACTCGTTGCCCAGCTTGTCGTCACCCCAGGGAGCGCCGCGGCCCGCGGTCGCCGTCTCCAGCGTGGACCACACCTCGTTGATCCGGTCGCGCACATGCAAAGTCTTGTCAGCAGCCTTGGAGAAGGCCTCGGGATCCATCTCGAAAGGGGTGGTCATGGCGAGCCCTCTCCCTCCATCACACCGCTTGTTAACCCAACCGAAACCGAACGCGTAACCGCGAATCGAGATTCCGTTAACCGTAGCATTGCCGCAGCGGGACCGCCCAGCCCAAGACTTGGGGGCAGCCGTTATCATGCGCACGCCGCGACGGTCTGCAACGATTCGACTGGTGCGGGTGGCGATAGTCGAGGACGACGACGGGGTGGGTGCGGCGCTCATCTCCGCGTTGGCCACCCGGGAGTACGACCCCGTCCGGATCCGGCGCGGCATCGATCTGCTGCTGACGCATTCCCGATACGACGCCGTGGTCCTCGATCTCGGCCTGCCCGACATGGACGGGCTCGAGGTGCTGAGGAAACTGCGTGCGGTCAGTGAGATTCCCGTCATCGTGCTGACCGCGCGCGGCACCGAGCGGGCGGTCGTGCGCGGCCTGCGCGCCGGCGCCGACGACTACATCGTCAAACCCCCACGCATCGCCGAGCTCATCGCCCGCATCGAGACCGTCACGCGCAGGGCCACCACCGCGACACCGGCATCGGCGCCGGCGTCGGTGGTGGTGACCGGTGACGTGCGGGTCGACCTCGCCGCCCGGCAGGTCACCGTCGCGGACCTCCCGGTCGAGCTGACCCACACGGAATTCGAAATACTGCGCCTACTGCTGGAACGCCCGGGCACCGCGATCAGCAGACACCAGCTGATGGATCGCATCTGGGGTGATGCCTACGTGTCGATTTCCCGCACCCTCGATGTCCATATGGCCGGCCTGCGCAGAAAACTGCGCAGGCCCGGCCTCATCGCCACGATCCGCGGGCACGGATATCGGTGGGAAGGCTGACCGGCGGATGCGCCGACGTTTGCTGATCTCACTCACCGGATTCGCGATGGCCGCCGTCCTCGGATTCGCGATACCCCTGTCGCTGACCTACGCCCTCAGCCGCACCCAGCAGCTATGGCTGGGCCGCACCGCGGACACCGAACGTTTCGCCGCCCTCGCAGAGGTGGCGATCGACGACGGCGACCGCCACAGCATCACCCAGGAGGCGTACCGCTACACCGACCTGTACGGCGACCGGCTGCTGATCCTGGACGCCGCGCGTGCGGTCGTCGTCGACACCGGCGTCGATGCCCGTGACCCGGCGGTCGCGACGGCCCTGGATGCGACGCAACGCACTCGGAGCAACAGCGCCCCCGGGCGAGTGCTGCCGTGGGGTCCGGACACTCTGATCGTCGCGCGCCGGATCGGCACCGACATACGAGTCGACGGTGCGGTCGTCCTCGAGGTGTCGACCGCGCGGGTCCGGTCCGATATCACCCGGGCCTGGATCGTCGTCATCGGCTGCGCGAGTCTGGCAATGGTGTTGTGCACGACCCTGGCCCTGGGGTTGAGCCGCTGGGTGCTGCGTCCGCTGCGGGCGCTGTCGGGTGCGGTCGACAGGCTGACCACGGGTCTGCCTCGCGTACCGCCGCCCGACGGGACGGGGCCGATCAGCCGCCGGCATGTCGGCCCACCGGAAATACGATCCCTGGCGCGATCCTTCGACCACATGGCGTTCTCGGTGAACTCGTCCATGACGGCGCAGCGCAAACTCGTCGAGGATACCGCGCACTCGATGCGAAATCCCTTGGCGGCATTGGCAATACGTATCGACTCGTTGGCACCGGGGGTGCACGAAACCGTCTCGGAGGAGTACGCCGGCGCACGCGCCGAGGTCGATCGTCTCACCACCCTGCTGGACGGACTGCTCACGCTGGCGGTCGCCGAGACCCACGAGCCCGCCGACGAACTCGACCCCGACGGGTTGGAATGCGACGCGGCGGACGTCGCCGAGGAACGCGCCGAGGCATGGCGGCCGGCGTTCGACACCGCGGGCATCACGCTGGCCGTCGCGCCGGCGGCGGGAGCGCACCACACGGCCGTCGGCGCGGAGTCGCTGGCACGGATATTGGATGTGGCGCTGAGCAATTCCCGCGCCTACGCCGGACGCGGAGCGCATACCGAGGTGCTCGTCGACGGCACGGCCGGGCGCGTCTCGATCATGGTGCGGGACAACGGGAACGGTGTCCCCGCCGACGAGATCCGGCACCTGACTACGCGATTCTTCCGAGGCCGTTCCGCGTCCGGAACCGGATCCGGACTCGGGCTACCCATCGCCGCCGCTCTCGCCGAGGCGCACGGCGGTGAGCTGATCCTCGAACGGGTACGCCCGCACGGACTGGCAATGATCGTGCGATTGCCGCGGGCGGCCCCGGCATGATCGCGCGACGTGCCCTCCTCGGTGCGGCGATGGCCCTGCCGGCCGCGTCCTGCGCCCGGCGGCCGCCACGGCCGACGATCCGCTTAGCGGCCGGGGAACCCGAGGGTTTCTACTTTGCCTTCGCTCATCTGCTCGCCGGCATCTCGACCGACCTCGAGATCGGCATCATCGCCACCACCGGCTCACGCACCAACCTGGCGATCCTGGCCGACGGCGACGCCGATATCGCGATGTCCCTGGCCGATTCGCTCCCTGCCGCACCCCGCGACGCCGCGGCAATCGCCCGGATATACGAGGACTATCTGCAACTGTTCGTGCGCCGCGACAGCCCCGTCCGGACCATCGCCGACCTGCGCGGCCGGCGAATAAGCCTCGGCGCTCTCGGATCCGGGGGAGAATTCACCGGCGACCGGCTGATGCGAGCGAGCGGCCTCGATCCGGGCGCGGACCTCGATGTCATCGCGCTCCCGCTGCCCGCCGCCATAGCGGCCCTGGAGAATGCCGAGATCGATGCCCTACTGTGGGTCGGCGGTGTCCCGACACCGCTGCTCGACTCGCCCGCCCGGATGCGCCTGCTGGACATCGGATCGGCGGCGGCGCCCCTGCGGGAGCTGTTCCACTTTCCGTACCACCGCATTCGGATACCGGCCGGTGTCTACGCGGAAACTCCCGCCGTCGATACCGTAGGAACGTCCAACATACTGCTGACCACCACCGCCGTCCCCGATTCGGTGATCGCCACCGTCACCCGGACCCTCCTCGACAACGCGGATCGCCTGATGCCCTACCGATCCGCCGGTTCCCAGTACCTCGACGAACGCTCCATGATCAGCACGGCCGACCTGCCCCTCCACCCCGCCGCGGCCCGGGTGTACCGGGAGCGGCACCGGTGAGGACGCCGGGCGAGGGAGCCCGGCTCGGTCACCACCGCGCTACCCGGGCGCACCCGTTCACAGCGTGAGGGGTGCCGTGTCGAGAGCGGGCGTGCCCTGCAGAACGACCCGGAACACGCGACCGAGTGACGACCAGTGGGCGGCGGCATCGCCCATGGCCTCGGCGAACCACTCCAGCCGGTCGGGTCGGTCGGCCAGCAACTGTTCCGAATCGCGGATCACCACAACGTATCCCGGTGCGGTACCGAGGAAATCGTCCAGATCACGCAAACATTCGTCGAAGGCATCCGGGTTCTCACCGAAGTAGTACGGGAACTGGAACGCCGCCGCGAACTCGTCGAAAATACCCGCGACGGTACGCATCTTGGCACCCCGCAGTTCCCGGACCACGTAGTCGCCGGGAGCCCGGTAACCGACCCCGCTGAACTCTCCGGCGGACACCGGAAGGGCGCCGAGCACCGGACAGGGAGACACCGCGGCGGAATCTCCCGGCGCACCGGACAGGAACCGGGCCAGCGGCAATGGCGTGCTCATCAGCGCATCCTCGTGAAATTCTCGTAGTGGTCGTCGGTGTAGTGGACCGAGCCGTCACTACCGGTGACGATCCGTTCCCTGTCGCGAGCCCGGTCGCGCTTCTTCGGGTTCACATCCCACTCCTTGTAGGTGATCGCCTTGCCCGAGGGATCCGTTCTCGACAACTTTTCGTCCTGATTCTTGTACCGGCCACCACCTTTGGTGCCGGGGGCGCCGGCCGAGCCGGGCCAGCGACCGGCATCGATCTCCGCCAGCGTCCGATGCGCGCGATCGGGAACGGCGGGCGCACTGCCGCTGCCGGATGCGGCGGCTGCCGGCGGACCGGACGCATCGCCCTTCCCGACGCCGGACGCAGCAACGGCCGACGAACCCGAGGCATCACCCTTCCCGACGCCGGACGCAGCAACGGCCGACTGACCCGGGGCATCGCCCTTTTCGCCGTCCTCATCGACATTGCGCAGGCCCAGCGCATTCGCCGGGCGGCGCTCGCGGCTCGAGTACTGCTGCCCGCCGTGTTCCTCTCCGGAGGTCCGCACATCCGGTTTGCCGTCGACACCGAAAACCAGGCCGTGGACGGTGGCAGCGGGGCCCGCCTCGGCCATCAGCTCCGCGGCCCGTTCGGCGACCTTCCCGTCGCCGATCCACTCCACGGTCGTCATGACCGCCCGGCCGTCACCGTCCAGAAGAAACCCGCCGGAATCGTCGGTCGCGCGGACCTGTTCGGTCATCATCAATTGCCCGGGCCACAGTTCCGCCCGGCGCCCGGCCATCTCGTCGTCGATGCGGACGATGGTGAAGGCATGTGCGACAACACCATTCGGTGAGTCGACAGCACCGATGATCGTGCCGCCCAGGTCCGCGCGTTCCCGCATCGCGTCCATCGACTCGAACCGCCGCCACTCACAGCCCGCCAGCCGCGCGGCGAGGTCGGGATCCAGGCCGCGCAGCGCTATGCGACCCCGCAGGGCGCTCGGCACCGCGACCCGCGGCCGCCCCGGCCCCTCCCCGGCGGCGCGGAACGCCACGATCGCGCAGGTTCTCGGGTCGACGGCCCCTTCGGTATCGTCGCCGGTGGCCGGCTCGACTGCGCTCGGCCGCAACGTGTCCCGCAGCGGCGGATAGCTGCCACGATGGTTGCCGCGGAAGAACAGACCGCCGGAACTACGATGCGCCCCAACGTATCCGGAGGGTCGCCTCGGTGTCTCCCCCGGCAGGCCGACCTCCATCCGACCGGCCATCACCGTCGGCATTTCCGTACGCGGCAGCTCGGTGCGCAGCAGGTCCTCGGCCAGCGCCACGGCGCGCCAGCCCGTACCCCAGCCCTGCAGGTACACCGCCGGGAGTTGCGCGCCCGGTCCACCGCGTGCCCGATGCGCGGCACGCGCCGCCGCGATGTCACAGGCCAGCAGTTCGCCCTTCCGCGGCCGCACCCGGGTATCACCCGACGCATCGTTCAGCTCCGGCATCCGGTCACCGAGCCAGATCACGGTGGCGTACTCGCCGACCTCGAGCGGCGCACCGGGACCGGTGTATTTCCGCTCCCGCTCCACGGCCTTCGGCAATTCCCGGCGGAGCCCCGCCACGGCGGTGTCCTGATGCGGCACCACGTAGTCCACGGCCTTGGCCACGTCCGGGTCGCCCAGGCACACCAC carries:
- a CDS encoding barstar family protein, with protein sequence MSTPLPLARFLSGAPGDSAAVSPCPVLGALPVSAGEFSGVGYRAPGDYVVRELRGAKMRTVAGIFDEFAAAFQFPYYFGENPDAFDECLRDLDDFLGTAPGYVVVIRDSEQLLADRPDRLEWFAEAMGDAAAHWSSLGRVFRVVLQGTPALDTAPLTL
- a CDS encoding response regulator transcription factor, with product MRVAIVEDDDGVGAALISALATREYDPVRIRRGIDLLLTHSRYDAVVLDLGLPDMDGLEVLRKLRAVSEIPVIVLTARGTERAVVRGLRAGADDYIVKPPRIAELIARIETVTRRATTATPASAPASVVVTGDVRVDLAARQVTVADLPVELTHTEFEILRLLLERPGTAISRHQLMDRIWGDAYVSISRTLDVHMAGLRRKLRRPGLIATIRGHGYRWEG
- a CDS encoding TAXI family TRAP transporter solute-binding subunit, translated to MIARRALLGAAMALPAASCARRPPRPTIRLAAGEPEGFYFAFAHLLAGISTDLEIGIIATTGSRTNLAILADGDADIAMSLADSLPAAPRDAAAIARIYEDYLQLFVRRDSPVRTIADLRGRRISLGALGSGGEFTGDRLMRASGLDPGADLDVIALPLPAAIAALENAEIDALLWVGGVPTPLLDSPARMRLLDIGSAAAPLRELFHFPYHRIRIPAGVYAETPAVDTVGTSNILLTTTAVPDSVIATVTRTLLDNADRLMPYRSAGSQYLDERSMISTADLPLHPAAARVYRERHR
- a CDS encoding HAMP domain-containing sensor histidine kinase yields the protein MRRRLLISLTGFAMAAVLGFAIPLSLTYALSRTQQLWLGRTADTERFAALAEVAIDDGDRHSITQEAYRYTDLYGDRLLILDAARAVVVDTGVDARDPAVATALDATQRTRSNSAPGRVLPWGPDTLIVARRIGTDIRVDGAVVLEVSTARVRSDITRAWIVVIGCASLAMVLCTTLALGLSRWVLRPLRALSGAVDRLTTGLPRVPPPDGTGPISRRHVGPPEIRSLARSFDHMAFSVNSSMTAQRKLVEDTAHSMRNPLAALAIRIDSLAPGVHETVSEEYAGARAEVDRLTTLLDGLLTLAVAETHEPADELDPDGLECDAADVAEERAEAWRPAFDTAGITLAVAPAAGAHHTAVGAESLARILDVALSNSRAYAGRGAHTEVLVDGTAGRVSIMVRDNGNGVPADEIRHLTTRFFRGRSASGTGSGLGLPIAAALAEAHGGELILERVRPHGLAMIVRLPRAAPA
- a CDS encoding YbaB/EbfC family nucleoid-associated protein, with the translated sequence MVSEFFKSEMAEVARQARAQIGRYAEVQRQRTYLTGTGSARRGKVTVTVNADGALTDVKFGRNVEELEYPELSKALLEAADAAVADVRRKNEELLAPVQEEQARLPRMSDLVPGMPDFGSIMPSSEPAPLRNDSTDPESEESPMVFRNTETVEERSKDRGVTDSGW